Proteins from a genomic interval of Drosophila santomea strain STO CAGO 1482 unplaced genomic scaffold, Prin_Dsan_1.1 Segkk84_quiver_pilon_scaf, whole genome shotgun sequence:
- the LOC120457848 gene encoding uncharacterized protein LOC120457848 isoform X2, protein MQHSPRKSARLNRGEATPITTVSQQPASSGAETRTRVNITAASIPCPATTVTTVASQPRSTAVTAASSVLEVNQPLALELMERIAALERELEKARSLESVSTANCAPIAVGANSGASGRPPFWSDQPIPTSNGEALHNGVGSVPYNGDGASGAACTLPPSSSGPPLLTTSNYFVEPLCATGIAQPAHGLVLPSVSIHNATTALVGSYAATTPSGIQGAYGPRKLPDLPIFGGQPEEWPIFSCAFVETTRAYNCTDLENNQRLLKALKNEAREAVKALLIHPGNVSAVMEQLGFRFGRPEQLIRSQLNNVREVQPISEHNLAKIIPFATRVSNLAAFLQSAKAEQHLGNPTLMEELVAKLPMSKRVDWARHAATIAPFPTVVHFSAWLQEYANVVCTVLDVEGKEPRRRLLHASVNHNECDQQNDRHGGCPICGGQHGILNCREFIGASPQERWSNVKRHRLCFKCLRSGHTARSCYTQGECQINGCRREHHRLLHGADEERRPLQQGGFRRHEGNQQPAVSRRSPARDQERNQQPAVSRRSPARDQERNRQPAAPSNSLERGAPREAGTPMQRNLSCVDAEGGRLLFRILPVTLYGAGREVDTYALLDEGSSVTMIDDELRKDLGVQGERRQLNIQWFGGKATREPTNVVSLKISGVGKPTRHVLKNVYAVSNLSLPMQTLSRRDVQGVHRDARLPMKPYSNVAPKLLIGLDHGHLGLPFRTRRFAREGPYAAATELGWVVFGPVSGQPTTPSPRSCLLAVSVDDAMEKMVEDYFDMENFGVKHAPPVAASDDVRAQRILEDTTVKVGRRYQTGLLWKDDHVVLPQSYEMAYRRLVNVEKKMKRNKPLAQEYDRIIKDYVSKGYARRLQPEEVAVRSDRLWYLPHFGVENPNKPGKVRLVFDAAAKVGGTSLNSELDKGPQHYKPLPAVLFHFREGAVGVCGDIKEMFHQVLIRPEDRCSQRFLWRDGDDERDPDVYEMNVMTFGAACSPSAAHYVKTMNALKYRDSDPRAVKAITDYHYVDDYVDSFATESEAISVSTRVKEIHKDAGFELCKFSSSSPTVETALGPGRVKSVGWGEAEEKILGMRWQVATDDFRFNVEYHRVPSSVLSGDRVPTKREYLSLVMSTFDPLGFLCCLMVTAKLLLREIWRQKIQWDEPLPEELSKAFAIWRKKMDTVGQFRCPRHYFGRGAVRAVELHVFVDASQAAFAAVAYWRVTYEDDDVQVSFVSAKTKCAPMRTMTIPRLELQAAVLGTRLMNTVKEEHSVVITDLVLWTDSKTVLRWIGSTHRRYKQFVGNRVAEILESSKVSQWRWVPTADNAADDATRSQKGVDLSQESRWLRGPAFLRQPGASWPGPEEGTERVPDAPDEEEMPCEFALVAADDFVIPFQRFSSFSRLVRTTAWVLRFARWCRKQRNELEEYGLTAAECKAAENLLVRQAQLESFPDEMRSAETGQDVARSSDIRGLVPYLDEDGILRAYGRIDAALCIPYSARRPVLLSHRHSLTDLIVRDFHARMKHQNVDATIAEIRTKFWVTKMRRMMRRVISSCNECKLQRARPMPPIMGPHPEDRLDAGGWPFKYTGLDYFGPLLVTVSRHKEKRWVALFTCLTTRAIHLELAHDLSTDSCIIAIRNFVCRRGPVYRLRSDNGKNFVGADREARRFGDVFEMEKLQSELSSRSIEWVFNCPANPSEGGVWERMVQCVKRVLRHTLKEVAPRDHVLESFLIEAENIVNSRPLTHLPVDADQEAPLTPNDLLKGVANLPDTPGLDAELPKEGSTRKQWRIARLLRDRFWRRWVMEYLPTLVRREKWCRRTEPIHQGDMVFVCDPALARREWRKGIVEEIYSGADGVVRRAKVRVNDNGLSRTMMRPVSKLAVLDLSEAVLHGVGDVADL, encoded by the exons CGAGTTCAGTACTGGAAGTGAACCAGCCCCTCGCGTTGGAACTCATGGAGAGGATCGCAGCGTTGGAGAGGGAGCTGGAGAAGGCTAGATCCCTGGAAAGTGTGAGCACCGCCAATTGCGCGCCAATCGCAGTTGGCGCCAACAGTGGAGCGTCGGGGCGGCCGCCATTTTGGAGCGACCAGCCAATACCCACATCTAACGGAGAGGCCTTACATAACGGGGTCGGGTCGGTGCCATACAACGGTGACGGTGCGAGCGGTGCGGCATGCACGCTGCCGCCATCTTCGAGTGGACCGCCATTGCTAACTACTAGCAACTATTTTGTGGAGCCGCTGTGTGCAACAGGCATTGCGCAGCCAGCGCATGGACTCGTGCTACCGAGCGTGAGCATCCACAATGCGACAACAGCACTTGTCGGATCCTACGCCGCGACGACGCCGAGTGGAATCCAGGGAGCATATGGGCCAAGGAAGCTTCCGGACTTGCCTATATTTGGAGGGCAGCCAGAGGAGTGGCCGATCTTCAGCTGTGCGTTCGTGGAGACGACCCGAGCGTACAACTGCACGGACCTGGAGAACAACCAGAGGTTGTTGAAGGCGCTGAAGAATGAAGCGCGCGAGGCAGTGAAGGCGCTATTGATTCATCCAGGAAATGTCAGCGCCGTGATGGAGCAGCTGGGCTTTAGGTTCGGACGACCGGAGCAGCTTATACGCAGCCAGCTCAACAACGTGCGAGAGGTGCAGCCAATTTCGGAGCACAATTTGGCGAAGATCATTCCCTTCGCAACCCGAGTGAGTAACCTCGCGGCTTTCTTGCAGTCAGCGAAGGCGGAGCAGCACCTGGGGAACCCAACCCTCATGGAGGAGCTTGTGGCCAAGCTGCCAATGAGCAAGCGAGTGGACTGGGCCAGGCATGCTGCAACGATTGCGCCCTTTCCCACTGTAGTCCACTTCAGCGCGTGGCTACAGGAGTACGCAAACGTGGTGTGCACGGTTTTGGACGTCGAGGGAAAGGAGCCGAGGCGTCGACTTCTACATGCAAGCGTCAACCATAATGAATGCGATCAACAGAATGATCGGCATGGAGGTTGTCCCATCTGTGGAGGACAGCATGGAATATTAAACTGCAGAGAATTTATTGGAGCCTCGCCACAGGAAAGGTGGAGCAATGTGAAGAGGCATCGGCTCTGCTTCAAATGCCTGCGAAGCGGGCACACGGCTAGATCCTGCTATACGCAAGGTGAGTGCCAGATTAATGGATGCCGAAGGGAGCATCACCGTCTGCTACATGGTGCGGACGAGGAGCGAAGGCCGCTGCAGCAAGGTGGCTTCAGACGCCACGAAGGgaaccagcagccagcagtttCCAGACGCAGCCCAGCCAGGGACCAGGAGAGgaaccagcagccagcagtttCCAGACGCAGCCCGGCCAGGGACCAGGAGAGGAACCGGCAGCCAGCCGCTCCCAGCAACAGCCTGGAGAGAGGAGCTCCGCGTGAAGCGGGAACGCCCATGCAGAGGAATTTGAGCTGCGTTGACGCCGAAGGAGGCCGTCTACTGTTCCGTATACTGCCGGTTACGCTGTACGGAGCGGGGCGAGAGGTGGATACGTATGCGCTCCTAGATGAGGGTTCCTCCGTCACGATGATCGATGACGAGCTACGAAAGGATCTTGGAGTGCAAGGAGAGCGTCGGCAGCTAAATATCCAATGGTTTGGAGGTAAGGCAACCAGAGAGCCTACCAACGTGGTGAGTCTGAAGATAAGTGGAGTTGGAAAGCCCACTCGCCATGTATTGAAAAACGTTTATGCCGTTTCGAATTTGAGTTTGCCGATGCAGACATTGAGCCGACGAGATGTCCAGGGCGTGCACAGGGATGCGCGTCTGCCGATGAAGCCTTACAGCAACGTGGCGCCGAAGCTGCTCATCGGCCTGGATCACGGACATCTGGGGTTGCCATTTAGGACGAGGCGGTTCGCTCGAGAGGGACCGTATGCGGCCGCAACCGAGCTGGGCTGGGTTGTGTTTGGGCCTGTAAGTGGGCAACCGACCACGCCGTCACCGAGGTCCTGCCTACTTGCCGTGTCAGTGGATGACGCGATGGAAAAGATGGTGGAGGACTACTTCGACATGGAGAACTTTGGAGTGAAGCACGCGCCGCCGGTCGCAGCCAGCGACGATGTTCGGGCCCAAAGGATACTCGAAGACACCACGGTGAAAGTGGGGCGTCGCTACCAGACGGGATTACTCTGGAAGGACGACCACGTTGTGCTGCCACAGAGCTATGAGATGGCGTACAGGAGGCTGGTCAACGTCGAGAAGAAGATGAAGCGCAACAAGCCGTTGGCGCAGGAATACGATCGGATTATAAAGGATTACGTATCTAAAGGATACGCGAGGAGGCTGCAGCCGGAGGAGGTCGCGGTAAGGAGCGATCGCCTATGGTATTTGCCACATTTTGGTGTCGAAAACCCAAACAAGCCCGGCAAGGTACGGCTTGTGTTTGATGCTGCAGCCAAAGTTGGAGGAACCTCGCTAAATTCGGAGCTGGACAAAGGGCCTCAGCACTATAAGCCTTTGCCGGCTGTGCTCTTTCATTTCAGAGAGGGAGCCGTCGGAGTCTGCGGTGACATCAAGGAGATGTTCCACCAAGTGCTGATCCGACCCGAGGATAGATGTTCCCAACGATTCCTCTGGAGAGATGGCGACGACGAGAGAGATCCGGATGTCTACGAGATGAACGTAATGACGTTTGGAGCAGCCTGCTCGCCGAGCGCTGCGCATTACGTGAAGACTATGAATGCCCTGAAGTATCGGGATTCGGATCCGAGAGCGGTCAAGGCCATCACCGACTACCATTATGTCGATGACTACGTGGACAGTTTCGCTACAGAGAGCGAGGCTATCAGCGTATCTACCCGAGTGAAGGAGATACACAAGGATGCTGGATTCGAATTATGCAAGTTTTCATCCAGCTCACCCACCGTGGAGACGGCTTTAGGACCTGGTCGAGTCAAGAGCGTCGGATGGGGTGAGGCTGAAGAGAAGATCCTCGGAATGCGTTGGCAAGTAGCAACAGATGACTTCAGATTCAACGTGGAGTATCATCGAGTGCCAAGCAGCGTCCTGAGTGGAGATCGAGTCCCTACGAAGAGGGAATATTTGAGCCTGGTGATGTCAACGTTCGATCCCCTGGGATTCCTGTGCTGCCTCATGGTTACAGcgaagctgctgctgcgagaGATTTGGAGGCAGAAGATCCAGTGGGACGAACCACTACCGGAGGAGTTAAGCAAAGCCTTTGCGATTTGGCGCAAAAAGATGGACACCGTGGGACAGTTCCGATGTCCGCGCCATTATTTTGGGCGTGGAGCAGTCCGGGCCGTAGAGTTGCACGTCTTCGTGGATGCTAGTCAGGCAGCATTCGCGGCGGTGGCCTATTGGAGGGTCACATATGAGGACGACGACGTGCAGGTGAGCTTCGTGAGTGCGAAGACGAAGTGTGCCCCCATGAGAACGATGACGATCCCACGGCTGGAGCTGCAGGCAGCAGTTCTTGGAACCAGGCTGATGAACACTGTCAAGGAGGAGCACAGTGTGGTCATCACGGACCTGGTGTTATGGACGGACTCTAAGACGGTGCTGAGATGGATCGGCAGCACCCACCGCCGGTATAAGCAGTTTGTTGGCAACCGAGTGGCGGAGATTTTGGAGTCGTCGAAGGTTTCCCAATGGAGATGGGTGCCTACAGCCGACAATGCGGCTGATGATGCGACGCGGTCGCAGAAAGGAGTCGACCTTAGCCAGGAATCAAGGTGGCTAAGAGGACCTGCATTTTTGAGGCAGCCAGGAGCCAGCTGGCCGGGGCCTGAGGAAGGAACTGAGCGTGTTCCAGATGCCCCTGATGAAGAAGAGATGCCCTGTGAGTTTGCATTAGTTGCGGCAGACGATTTTGTTATTCCGTTTCAGAGATTCTCGAGCTTCAGTCGCCTGGTGAGGACCACAGCCTGGGTCCTACGGTTTGCGCGATGGTGCCGCAAACAGCGAAACGAACTCGAGGAATACGGCCTTACTGCAGCAGAATGCAAGGCCGCGGAGAACCTGTTGGTCAGACAGGCACAATTGGAGTCGTTCCCCGACGAGATGAGGTCGGCGGAAACTGGACAGGACGTCGCTAGATCGAGCGACATTCGAGGGTTGGTGCCCTACCTAGACGAGGACGGGATTCTGCGAGCTTACGGCAGAATTGATGCCGCACTGTGCATCCCGTACAGTGCGAGGAGGCCCGTATTACTGTCACACAGGCACAGTCTGACAGACCTGATTGTGAGGGACTTCCACGCCAGGATGAAGCATCAAAATGTGGATGCTACGATTGCGGAGATCCGGACAAAGTTCTGGGTCACAAAGATGAGGCGTATGATGCGGAGAGTCATCTCATCGTGCAACGAGTGCAAGTTGCAGCGAGCGCGGCCGATGCCGCCGATAATGGGACCCCATCCGGAAGACAGACTGGATGCGGGTGGATGGCCATTCAAATACACAGGACTGGACTACTTTGGGCCACTGCTGGTGACTGTGTCCCGTCACAAGGAAAAGCGTTGGGTCGCCTTGTTTACGTGTTTGACGACAAGGGCGATTCACCTGGAGCTGGCGCATGACCTGTCGACGGATTCCTGCATAATTGCAATCAGGAACTTCGTCTGCCGTAGAGGGCCAGTATATAGACTGCGCAGCGATAACGGCAAGAACTTCGTGGGAGCTGACAGGGAAGCCAGGCGCTTCGGTGACGTATTCGAGATGGAGAAGCTTCAGAGTGAGTTGTCAAGCAGAAGCATTGAATGGGTTTTTAATTGTCCAGCGAACCCGTCTGAGGGCGGAGTTTGGGAGCGCATGGTGCAGTGCGTCAAGAGAGTACTGCGTCATACCCTGAAGGAAGTTGCGCCGAGGGACCATGTATTGGAGAGTTTCCTGATTGAGGCGGAGAATATTGTAAACTCGCGTCCGCTCACCCACTTGCCTGTGGATGCGGACCAGGAGGCGCCGTTGACGCCAAACGATCTACTCAAGGGAGTAGCCAATCTGCCGGATACGCCTGGATTGGATGCGGAGCTGCCCAAGGAGGGTTCTACGAGGAAGCAGTGGAGGATTGCTCGCCTGCTACGAGACCGTTTCTGGAGGAGGTGGGTCATGGAGTACCTGCCTACGCTTGTGCGCCGCGAGAAGTGGTGCCGCCGAACGGAGCCCATCCACCAGGGTGATATGGTCTTCGTCTGCGATCCTGCCTTGGCCCGACGAGAGTGGCGCAAGGGCATCGTGGAGGAGATCTACAGCGGAGCTGATGGAGTCGTCAGACGCGCTAAGGTGCGCGTGAACGACAACGGCCTATCTAGGACAATGATGCGACCCGTCTCTAAACTTGCAGTTTTGGATTTGAGTGAAGCGGTTCTTCACGGGGTCGGGGATGTCGCG GATTTGTAA
- the LOC120457848 gene encoding uncharacterized protein LOC120457848 isoform X1 — MQHSPRKSARLNRGEATPITTVSQQPASSGAETRTRVNITAASIPCPATTVTTVASQPRSTAVTAASSVLEVNQPLALELMERIAALERELEKARSLESVSTANCAPIAVGANSGASGRPPFWSDQPIPTSNGEALHNGVGSVPYNGDGASGAACTLPPSSSGPPLLTTSNYFVEPLCATGIAQPAHGLVLPSVSIHNATTALVGSYAATTPSGIQGAYGPRKLPDLPIFGGQPEEWPIFSCAFVETTRAYNCTDLENNQRLLKALKNEAREAVKALLIHPGNVSAVMEQLGFRFGRPEQLIRSQLNNVREVQPISEHNLAKIIPFATRVSNLAAFLQSAKAEQHLGNPTLMEELVAKLPMSKRVDWARHAATIAPFPTVVHFSAWLQEYANVVCTVLDVEGKEPRRRLLHASVNHNECDQQNDRHGGCPICGGQHGILNCREFIGASPQERWSNVKRHRLCFKCLRSGHTARSCYTQGECQINGCRREHHRLLHGADEERRPLQQGGFRRHEGNQQPAVSRRSPARDQERNQQPAVSRRSPARDQERNRQPAAPSNSLERGAPREAGTPMQRNLSCVDAEGGRLLFRILPVTLYGAGREVDTYALLDEGSSVTMIDDELRKDLGVQGERRQLNIQWFGGKATREPTNVVSLKISGVGKPTRHVLKNVYAVSNLSLPMQTLSRRDVQGVHRDARLPMKPYSNVAPKLLIGLDHGHLGLPFRTRRFAREGPYAAATELGWVVFGPVSGQPTTPSPRSCLLAVSVDDAMEKMVEDYFDMENFGVKHAPPVAASDDVRAQRILEDTTVKVGRRYQTGLLWKDDHVVLPQSYEMAYRRLVNVEKKMKRNKPLAQEYDRIIKDYVSKGYARRLQPEEVAVRSDRLWYLPHFGVENPNKPGKVRLVFDAAAKVGGTSLNSELDKGPQHYKPLPAVLFHFREGAVGVCGDIKEMFHQVLIRPEDRCSQRFLWRDGDDERDPDVYEMNVMTFGAACSPSAAHYVKTMNALKYRDSDPRAVKAITDYHYVDDYVDSFATESEAISVSTRVKEIHKDAGFELCKFSSSSPTVETALGPGRVKSVGWGEAEEKILGMRWQVATDDFRFNVEYHRVPSSVLSGDRVPTKREYLSLVMSTFDPLGFLCCLMVTAKLLLREIWRQKIQWDEPLPEELSKAFAIWRKKMDTVGQFRCPRHYFGRGAVRAVELHVFVDASQAAFAAVAYWRVTYEDDDVQVSFVSAKTKCAPMRTMTIPRLELQAAVLGTRLMNTVKEEHSVVITDLVLWTDSKTVLRWIGSTHRRYKQFVGNRVAEILESSKVSQWRWVPTADNAADDATRSQKGVDLSQESRWLRGPAFLRQPGASWPGPEEGTERVPDAPDEEEMPCEFALVAADDFVIPFQRFSSFSRLVRTTAWVLRFARWCRKQRNELEEYGLTAAECKAAENLLVRQAQLESFPDEMRSAETGQDVARSSDIRGLVPYLDEDGILRAYGRIDAALCIPYSARRPVLLSHRHSLTDLIVRDFHARMKHQNVDATIAEIRTKFWVTKMRRMMRRVISSCNECKLQRARPMPPIMGPHPEDRLDAGGWPFKYTGLDYFGPLLVTVSRHKEKRWVALFTCLTTRAIHLELAHDLSTDSCIIAIRNFVCRRGPVYRLRSDNGKNFVGADREARRFGDVFEMEKLQSELSSRSIEWVFNCPANPSEGGVWERMVQCVKRVLRHTLKEVAPRDHVLESFLIEAENIVNSRPLTHLPVDADQEAPLTPNDLLKGVANLPDTPGLDAELPKEGSTRKQWRIARLLRDRFWRRWVMEYLPTLVRREKWCRRTEPIHQGDMVFVCDPALARREWRKGIVEEIYSGADGVVRRAKVRVNDNGLSRTMMRPVSKLAVLDLSEAVLHGVGDVADRILLSIG, encoded by the coding sequence CGAGTTCAGTACTGGAAGTGAACCAGCCCCTCGCGTTGGAACTCATGGAGAGGATCGCAGCGTTGGAGAGGGAGCTGGAGAAGGCTAGATCCCTGGAAAGTGTGAGCACCGCCAATTGCGCGCCAATCGCAGTTGGCGCCAACAGTGGAGCGTCGGGGCGGCCGCCATTTTGGAGCGACCAGCCAATACCCACATCTAACGGAGAGGCCTTACATAACGGGGTCGGGTCGGTGCCATACAACGGTGACGGTGCGAGCGGTGCGGCATGCACGCTGCCGCCATCTTCGAGTGGACCGCCATTGCTAACTACTAGCAACTATTTTGTGGAGCCGCTGTGTGCAACAGGCATTGCGCAGCCAGCGCATGGACTCGTGCTACCGAGCGTGAGCATCCACAATGCGACAACAGCACTTGTCGGATCCTACGCCGCGACGACGCCGAGTGGAATCCAGGGAGCATATGGGCCAAGGAAGCTTCCGGACTTGCCTATATTTGGAGGGCAGCCAGAGGAGTGGCCGATCTTCAGCTGTGCGTTCGTGGAGACGACCCGAGCGTACAACTGCACGGACCTGGAGAACAACCAGAGGTTGTTGAAGGCGCTGAAGAATGAAGCGCGCGAGGCAGTGAAGGCGCTATTGATTCATCCAGGAAATGTCAGCGCCGTGATGGAGCAGCTGGGCTTTAGGTTCGGACGACCGGAGCAGCTTATACGCAGCCAGCTCAACAACGTGCGAGAGGTGCAGCCAATTTCGGAGCACAATTTGGCGAAGATCATTCCCTTCGCAACCCGAGTGAGTAACCTCGCGGCTTTCTTGCAGTCAGCGAAGGCGGAGCAGCACCTGGGGAACCCAACCCTCATGGAGGAGCTTGTGGCCAAGCTGCCAATGAGCAAGCGAGTGGACTGGGCCAGGCATGCTGCAACGATTGCGCCCTTTCCCACTGTAGTCCACTTCAGCGCGTGGCTACAGGAGTACGCAAACGTGGTGTGCACGGTTTTGGACGTCGAGGGAAAGGAGCCGAGGCGTCGACTTCTACATGCAAGCGTCAACCATAATGAATGCGATCAACAGAATGATCGGCATGGAGGTTGTCCCATCTGTGGAGGACAGCATGGAATATTAAACTGCAGAGAATTTATTGGAGCCTCGCCACAGGAAAGGTGGAGCAATGTGAAGAGGCATCGGCTCTGCTTCAAATGCCTGCGAAGCGGGCACACGGCTAGATCCTGCTATACGCAAGGTGAGTGCCAGATTAATGGATGCCGAAGGGAGCATCACCGTCTGCTACATGGTGCGGACGAGGAGCGAAGGCCGCTGCAGCAAGGTGGCTTCAGACGCCACGAAGGgaaccagcagccagcagtttCCAGACGCAGCCCAGCCAGGGACCAGGAGAGgaaccagcagccagcagtttCCAGACGCAGCCCGGCCAGGGACCAGGAGAGGAACCGGCAGCCAGCCGCTCCCAGCAACAGCCTGGAGAGAGGAGCTCCGCGTGAAGCGGGAACGCCCATGCAGAGGAATTTGAGCTGCGTTGACGCCGAAGGAGGCCGTCTACTGTTCCGTATACTGCCGGTTACGCTGTACGGAGCGGGGCGAGAGGTGGATACGTATGCGCTCCTAGATGAGGGTTCCTCCGTCACGATGATCGATGACGAGCTACGAAAGGATCTTGGAGTGCAAGGAGAGCGTCGGCAGCTAAATATCCAATGGTTTGGAGGTAAGGCAACCAGAGAGCCTACCAACGTGGTGAGTCTGAAGATAAGTGGAGTTGGAAAGCCCACTCGCCATGTATTGAAAAACGTTTATGCCGTTTCGAATTTGAGTTTGCCGATGCAGACATTGAGCCGACGAGATGTCCAGGGCGTGCACAGGGATGCGCGTCTGCCGATGAAGCCTTACAGCAACGTGGCGCCGAAGCTGCTCATCGGCCTGGATCACGGACATCTGGGGTTGCCATTTAGGACGAGGCGGTTCGCTCGAGAGGGACCGTATGCGGCCGCAACCGAGCTGGGCTGGGTTGTGTTTGGGCCTGTAAGTGGGCAACCGACCACGCCGTCACCGAGGTCCTGCCTACTTGCCGTGTCAGTGGATGACGCGATGGAAAAGATGGTGGAGGACTACTTCGACATGGAGAACTTTGGAGTGAAGCACGCGCCGCCGGTCGCAGCCAGCGACGATGTTCGGGCCCAAAGGATACTCGAAGACACCACGGTGAAAGTGGGGCGTCGCTACCAGACGGGATTACTCTGGAAGGACGACCACGTTGTGCTGCCACAGAGCTATGAGATGGCGTACAGGAGGCTGGTCAACGTCGAGAAGAAGATGAAGCGCAACAAGCCGTTGGCGCAGGAATACGATCGGATTATAAAGGATTACGTATCTAAAGGATACGCGAGGAGGCTGCAGCCGGAGGAGGTCGCGGTAAGGAGCGATCGCCTATGGTATTTGCCACATTTTGGTGTCGAAAACCCAAACAAGCCCGGCAAGGTACGGCTTGTGTTTGATGCTGCAGCCAAAGTTGGAGGAACCTCGCTAAATTCGGAGCTGGACAAAGGGCCTCAGCACTATAAGCCTTTGCCGGCTGTGCTCTTTCATTTCAGAGAGGGAGCCGTCGGAGTCTGCGGTGACATCAAGGAGATGTTCCACCAAGTGCTGATCCGACCCGAGGATAGATGTTCCCAACGATTCCTCTGGAGAGATGGCGACGACGAGAGAGATCCGGATGTCTACGAGATGAACGTAATGACGTTTGGAGCAGCCTGCTCGCCGAGCGCTGCGCATTACGTGAAGACTATGAATGCCCTGAAGTATCGGGATTCGGATCCGAGAGCGGTCAAGGCCATCACCGACTACCATTATGTCGATGACTACGTGGACAGTTTCGCTACAGAGAGCGAGGCTATCAGCGTATCTACCCGAGTGAAGGAGATACACAAGGATGCTGGATTCGAATTATGCAAGTTTTCATCCAGCTCACCCACCGTGGAGACGGCTTTAGGACCTGGTCGAGTCAAGAGCGTCGGATGGGGTGAGGCTGAAGAGAAGATCCTCGGAATGCGTTGGCAAGTAGCAACAGATGACTTCAGATTCAACGTGGAGTATCATCGAGTGCCAAGCAGCGTCCTGAGTGGAGATCGAGTCCCTACGAAGAGGGAATATTTGAGCCTGGTGATGTCAACGTTCGATCCCCTGGGATTCCTGTGCTGCCTCATGGTTACAGcgaagctgctgctgcgagaGATTTGGAGGCAGAAGATCCAGTGGGACGAACCACTACCGGAGGAGTTAAGCAAAGCCTTTGCGATTTGGCGCAAAAAGATGGACACCGTGGGACAGTTCCGATGTCCGCGCCATTATTTTGGGCGTGGAGCAGTCCGGGCCGTAGAGTTGCACGTCTTCGTGGATGCTAGTCAGGCAGCATTCGCGGCGGTGGCCTATTGGAGGGTCACATATGAGGACGACGACGTGCAGGTGAGCTTCGTGAGTGCGAAGACGAAGTGTGCCCCCATGAGAACGATGACGATCCCACGGCTGGAGCTGCAGGCAGCAGTTCTTGGAACCAGGCTGATGAACACTGTCAAGGAGGAGCACAGTGTGGTCATCACGGACCTGGTGTTATGGACGGACTCTAAGACGGTGCTGAGATGGATCGGCAGCACCCACCGCCGGTATAAGCAGTTTGTTGGCAACCGAGTGGCGGAGATTTTGGAGTCGTCGAAGGTTTCCCAATGGAGATGGGTGCCTACAGCCGACAATGCGGCTGATGATGCGACGCGGTCGCAGAAAGGAGTCGACCTTAGCCAGGAATCAAGGTGGCTAAGAGGACCTGCATTTTTGAGGCAGCCAGGAGCCAGCTGGCCGGGGCCTGAGGAAGGAACTGAGCGTGTTCCAGATGCCCCTGATGAAGAAGAGATGCCCTGTGAGTTTGCATTAGTTGCGGCAGACGATTTTGTTATTCCGTTTCAGAGATTCTCGAGCTTCAGTCGCCTGGTGAGGACCACAGCCTGGGTCCTACGGTTTGCGCGATGGTGCCGCAAACAGCGAAACGAACTCGAGGAATACGGCCTTACTGCAGCAGAATGCAAGGCCGCGGAGAACCTGTTGGTCAGACAGGCACAATTGGAGTCGTTCCCCGACGAGATGAGGTCGGCGGAAACTGGACAGGACGTCGCTAGATCGAGCGACATTCGAGGGTTGGTGCCCTACCTAGACGAGGACGGGATTCTGCGAGCTTACGGCAGAATTGATGCCGCACTGTGCATCCCGTACAGTGCGAGGAGGCCCGTATTACTGTCACACAGGCACAGTCTGACAGACCTGATTGTGAGGGACTTCCACGCCAGGATGAAGCATCAAAATGTGGATGCTACGATTGCGGAGATCCGGACAAAGTTCTGGGTCACAAAGATGAGGCGTATGATGCGGAGAGTCATCTCATCGTGCAACGAGTGCAAGTTGCAGCGAGCGCGGCCGATGCCGCCGATAATGGGACCCCATCCGGAAGACAGACTGGATGCGGGTGGATGGCCATTCAAATACACAGGACTGGACTACTTTGGGCCACTGCTGGTGACTGTGTCCCGTCACAAGGAAAAGCGTTGGGTCGCCTTGTTTACGTGTTTGACGACAAGGGCGATTCACCTGGAGCTGGCGCATGACCTGTCGACGGATTCCTGCATAATTGCAATCAGGAACTTCGTCTGCCGTAGAGGGCCAGTATATAGACTGCGCAGCGATAACGGCAAGAACTTCGTGGGAGCTGACAGGGAAGCCAGGCGCTTCGGTGACGTATTCGAGATGGAGAAGCTTCAGAGTGAGTTGTCAAGCAGAAGCATTGAATGGGTTTTTAATTGTCCAGCGAACCCGTCTGAGGGCGGAGTTTGGGAGCGCATGGTGCAGTGCGTCAAGAGAGTACTGCGTCATACCCTGAAGGAAGTTGCGCCGAGGGACCATGTATTGGAGAGTTTCCTGATTGAGGCGGAGAATATTGTAAACTCGCGTCCGCTCACCCACTTGCCTGTGGATGCGGACCAGGAGGCGCCGTTGACGCCAAACGATCTACTCAAGGGAGTAGCCAATCTGCCGGATACGCCTGGATTGGATGCGGAGCTGCCCAAGGAGGGTTCTACGAGGAAGCAGTGGAGGATTGCTCGCCTGCTACGAGACCGTTTCTGGAGGAGGTGGGTCATGGAGTACCTGCCTACGCTTGTGCGCCGCGAGAAGTGGTGCCGCCGAACGGAGCCCATCCACCAGGGTGATATGGTCTTCGTCTGCGATCCTGCCTTGGCCCGACGAGAGTGGCGCAAGGGCATCGTGGAGGAGATCTACAGCGGAGCTGATGGAGTCGTCAGACGCGCTAAGGTGCGCGTGAACGACAACGGCCTATCTAGGACAATGATGCGACCCGTCTCTAAACTTGCAGTTTTGGATTTGAGTGAAGCGGTTCTTCACGGGGTCGGGGATGTCGCGGATCGAATATTGTTATCGATAGGCTAG